A window of the Roseburia sp. 831b genome harbors these coding sequences:
- a CDS encoding DUF6077 domain-containing protein, whose amino-acid sequence MEKIRLVIGLVILAGYLAVVPTCIGIMGTELVKGNREKSFAEKYMWGNIILWTLFQIICVPLDLANASFNTLVLIYGVIIVGMLAVIFARKFQVIKNSLLELKVNITLYDVVIISIILLQVFTYIFGLTYNGADDTTYISASQYAVQKNQFIQGNWKLLLTSWNYYIAFLGKITGIHVAAIAHTILPVWLVPMAYMVYTLLGRKLFQNNQKKTAVFVFWMCVLIIFGGYSWYVLTLRLAICVWHGKAVMASIMLPFLFYYLICTSRYGKKQVFGLALIVIATISMSLMGVGLSILMILASIILNEEKVKKKIPLVIMILCFAMIAVFYGMQLSLLDSFRPENISKLFPNAVDMALETYNVYWSHSKMQWLYYPCLLYILFRKKKNDEHSFLKKYIICLYIFIFNPIVFYISYGLLEASCVYVRLYYILFVEIFMAYALTCVLEDLKIRWKQYIGILVASIMIVCCGEPYWKIGQYSWFNNIYKLPAQTVDLGDAISEYTSEDTWLVADLTTYLYMQQYSAQFRIGYIYQGESLDDVLSYMKENAFEYLVWNKDENALNELKDMGATVIAETDIYTVYKLNVDGAQE is encoded by the coding sequence ATGGAAAAAATTAGATTAGTAATAGGTCTTGTAATTTTAGCAGGCTATTTAGCTGTGGTTCCTACATGTATTGGAATTATGGGTACAGAACTAGTAAAGGGAAATAGAGAGAAAAGCTTTGCTGAAAAGTATATGTGGGGAAATATTATCTTATGGACATTGTTTCAAATAATATGTGTCCCATTGGATTTGGCAAATGCAAGTTTTAATACATTAGTTCTTATTTACGGAGTAATCATTGTTGGAATGTTGGCGGTGATATTTGCAAGAAAATTCCAAGTAATAAAGAATAGCTTATTAGAACTAAAGGTTAATATAACATTGTATGATGTTGTGATAATTTCGATTATATTACTTCAGGTTTTTACATACATCTTTGGTTTAACATATAATGGAGCTGATGATACAACATACATAAGTGCATCACAGTATGCCGTTCAGAAAAATCAGTTTATACAGGGGAATTGGAAACTTTTATTAACCTCATGGAATTATTATATAGCCTTTTTAGGAAAGATAACAGGAATTCACGTTGCGGCAATTGCACATACGATATTGCCCGTGTGGCTTGTACCAATGGCATATATGGTGTATACGTTGCTTGGAAGAAAACTGTTTCAGAATAATCAAAAGAAAACAGCGGTTTTTGTATTCTGGATGTGTGTTTTAATTATTTTTGGCGGATATTCATGGTATGTTTTGACACTTCGGCTTGCAATATGTGTCTGGCATGGAAAAGCTGTAATGGCATCAATTATGCTGCCGTTTTTATTTTATTATCTGATTTGCACAAGCAGATATGGAAAAAAGCAGGTATTTGGTCTGGCACTTATCGTAATAGCAACAATCTCGATGAGCTTGATGGGAGTAGGTCTGTCAATCTTAATGATTTTAGCAAGTATTATATTAAATGAGGAAAAGGTAAAAAAGAAGATTCCTCTTGTTATTATGATACTATGTTTTGCAATGATAGCTGTATTTTATGGAATGCAGTTATCGTTGCTTGATAGTTTTCGTCCAGAAAACATTTCAAAATTGTTCCCGAATGCAGTTGATATGGCACTAGAAACATACAATGTATATTGGAGTCATTCAAAAATGCAGTGGTTATATTATCCATGTTTGTTATATATTCTATTCAGAAAGAAAAAGAATGATGAACACTCATTTTTGAAAAAATATATTATTTGTTTATATATTTTCATTTTCAATCCGATTGTATTTTATATATCATATGGCTTGTTAGAAGCGTCTTGTGTGTATGTAAGATTGTATTATATATTATTTGTTGAAATTTTTATGGCCTATGCATTGACATGTGTACTTGAGGATTTGAAAATTAGATGGAAGCAGTATATAGGAATCTTGGTAGCATCTATAATGATTGTTTGTTGCGGAGAACCATACTGGAAAATTGGTCAGTATTCATGGTTTAATAATATCTATAAATTGCCTGCTCAGACGGTTGATTTAGGCGATGCAATTAGCGAATATACAAGTGAGGATACATGGCTTGTTGCAGATTTGACAACATATCTTTATATGCAGCAGTACAGTGCACAGTTTAGAATAGGGTATATTTATCAAGGAGAGAGTTTAGACGATGTTCTTTCCTATATGAAAGAAAATGCATTTGAATATTTAGTTTGGAACAAAGATGAAAATGCTTTAAATGAGTTAAAAGATATGGGGGCTACGGTTATTGCTGAAACAGATATCTATACAGTTTATAAATTGAATGTTGATGGTGCGCAAGAGTAG
- a CDS encoding GBS Bsp-like repeat-containing protein → MKKLAKRITAFLMAFMIVFMSMPLENVFAMEAYTEEGVEEENSTECVDDTTAEVSSDIQEEISEDTENIDNVQLESESVETEENLQQSVEGEAVTDEENVVNEDTDADFLLKYVVLDQPYIQTPDSQNVIVGFDTSGKVITSAKLVYHCNETGEQFEVNASEIIDEGIRFTIEYQDATQTGTYSLDSLECTYEDGFNTITLKDIGIDITYGVNTEVTTAPDAIVTDDDDDSDEVKYDVVTMDQEGNVTSQNSIQEAIEDVKEQQDFVGKSYGKSANGNIVVVLDPGHGGNDSGANGNGLSEKNLTLKIAQYCKAELETYQGIDVYMTRTSDTYVGLEDRVAYAKSVGADVFVSIHINSHSTDGPSGAEVYYPNSNYVPTAGVVGGGIASSILNNLTALGLGNRGTKIKNSENGSTYDDGSLADYYSVIRNSKKSGFTGIIVEHAFISNASDANNFLNSDEKLQRLGIADATGIASYYGVKKKGSYVDYPAGTANLSAVLNANGTCEINASNIPDVYGVQYAVWSVSNGADDLVWYTASKDSNGDWKATVPLSNHKTLGAYAVHAYVMKTDGSSYYMGDTSFNVAEAVSASLSVDNVNNVSGTFEVRVSGIHSNYSVSTVRIPVWSAADQSDIVWYTAQLQSDGSYTANVDIANHGCKYGTYQVHAYIYDSVGVSSCIGTTSVNIKKCESDVSVSIDASETNIQVSGWHIPGTLGASLSKVEYAVWSAEGGQDDLVFYTAGLKGDRWEMNVPLFNHKTLGKYYIHTYATYANGVREKVAENTIDVEAARVDNAYVQNINTVSGTFDVVVSNPKAIAGVSNVVVPVWSKEDRSDMHWYFATKQADGTYVAHVDIANHNCNFGTYQVYVYVQNGVSGMESVSNPFTVKIPRPQATVSNISDNVNANYTVTGWHIPGTLGKSLAKVQYAVWSDKNGQDDLVFYDASLSQDKWIANIPIANHKTTGTYYVHAYATDITGNMQYVGCTSFVVPEVSVKNVKIQNVNTVSGTFDVVSSGVNASGLIRDVRYAIWSASDQSDIRWYSATAQADGTYKAHFDVANHNSRFGKYNVHTYVLSQNGTLECVNMQTVNMSAPSAQVSASPNGDGSIFSISGWHIPGTLGESLAGVQFAVWSDTNGQDDLVFYQGTLSGDTWYANVPLSNHRTEGMYYVHAYATYKSGAMVNVGTTSFVVTGPSEKKIEIVNQNASSGTFQVNISGVASGADITSVMVPIWSAADQSDLVWYTPTKTSGGNYSVYVDPANHKNNLGNYKVNVYVSDKAGISKMVGETSCAVTSVSGYYNIVGSSAITLAQMLAYYNSNAAYPGYYAGSDAPSIENFCQIYLEECNAEGIKAEVAFCQAMKETGFLRFGGDVSITQYNFAGLGATGGVPGNSYSSVREGIRAQVQHLKAYASTEPLNNPCVDNRFSYVSRGCAPYVEWLGIQENPYGKGWASAKNYGYSLKNDYIAKLMLY, encoded by the coding sequence ATGAAGAAACTTGCAAAGCGCATTACAGCGTTTCTAATGGCATTTATGATAGTTTTTATGAGTATGCCATTGGAAAATGTGTTTGCAATGGAGGCTTACACAGAGGAAGGAGTGGAAGAAGAGAATTCTACAGAATGTGTGGACGACACTACTGCAGAAGTATCTTCAGACATTCAAGAGGAAATATCGGAAGATACGGAGAATATTGATAATGTACAGTTAGAATCAGAATCCGTTGAAACAGAAGAGAATCTGCAACAGAGTGTAGAGGGAGAGGCAGTAACGGATGAAGAGAATGTAGTTAATGAAGATACGGATGCAGATTTTCTTTTAAAATATGTAGTATTAGATCAGCCATACATTCAGACTCCTGATTCACAAAATGTGATTGTCGGTTTTGATACATCGGGAAAAGTGATTACATCGGCAAAATTAGTATACCATTGCAATGAGACCGGGGAACAGTTTGAGGTAAATGCATCAGAAATTATTGATGAAGGAATCCGGTTTACGATAGAATATCAGGATGCAACACAGACAGGAACATATTCCTTGGATTCACTGGAATGTACATATGAGGATGGATTTAACACGATTACGTTAAAAGATATTGGGATTGATATCACATATGGTGTAAATACAGAAGTTACAACAGCACCAGATGCGATAGTGACTGATGATGACGACGATTCGGATGAAGTAAAGTACGATGTTGTGACCATGGATCAAGAGGGAAATGTGACATCACAGAATTCAATACAGGAAGCAATTGAGGATGTCAAGGAACAGCAGGATTTTGTTGGAAAATCATATGGAAAGTCGGCAAATGGCAATATTGTTGTAGTTTTGGATCCTGGACATGGTGGAAATGATTCAGGGGCAAATGGAAATGGTTTGTCAGAAAAGAATTTAACATTAAAAATTGCGCAGTATTGTAAAGCAGAATTGGAAACATATCAGGGTATTGATGTTTATATGACCAGGACATCAGATACATATGTTGGACTGGAAGATAGGGTTGCGTACGCTAAAAGTGTCGGGGCAGACGTATTTGTAAGTATTCATATCAATTCACATTCAACAGATGGACCATCTGGAGCGGAAGTGTATTATCCTAATTCTAATTATGTTCCAACAGCAGGAGTTGTAGGAGGTGGAATTGCAAGTTCAATTTTAAATAACCTAACAGCGCTTGGTCTCGGTAATAGAGGGACAAAAATAAAAAATTCAGAAAATGGTTCAACTTATGATGATGGCTCCCTGGCAGATTACTATTCTGTTATTCGAAATAGCAAAAAATCAGGATTTACGGGAATTATTGTAGAACATGCTTTTATTTCAAATGCATCAGATGCTAATAATTTCTTAAATAGTGATGAAAAGTTACAACGTTTGGGAATAGCAGATGCAACTGGAATCGCATCTTATTATGGAGTGAAAAAAAAGGGAAGTTATGTTGACTATCCAGCAGGAACAGCAAATTTATCAGCGGTGTTAAATGCAAATGGAACGTGTGAAATAAATGCATCAAATATTCCAGATGTATATGGTGTACAATATGCAGTATGGAGTGTTTCAAATGGTGCAGATGATCTTGTCTGGTATACAGCATCTAAGGATAGTAATGGGGATTGGAAAGCAACAGTACCATTAAGCAATCATAAAACTTTAGGGGCGTATGCGGTTCATGCTTATGTAATGAAAACGGATGGTTCTTCCTATTATATGGGCGATACCTCATTTAATGTAGCGGAGGCTGTGAGTGCAAGTTTAAGTGTTGATAACGTAAATAATGTGTCGGGAACATTTGAGGTAAGAGTATCTGGAATACACTCGAATTATTCGGTTTCAACCGTTCGGATACCAGTATGGAGTGCAGCAGACCAGAGCGATATTGTTTGGTATACAGCACAGTTACAAAGTGATGGTTCTTATACTGCTAATGTTGATATTGCAAATCATGGATGTAAATATGGAACTTATCAGGTGCATGCATATATCTATGATAGCGTAGGAGTATCAAGTTGTATTGGGACAACATCTGTAAATATTAAAAAATGTGAATCAGATGTTTCTGTGAGTATTGATGCGTCTGAAACAAATATCCAGGTATCTGGCTGGCATATACCTGGAACGCTTGGCGCAAGTTTAAGTAAAGTTGAGTATGCAGTATGGAGTGCAGAAGGTGGTCAGGATGACCTCGTATTTTACACAGCAGGCCTTAAAGGTGACAGATGGGAGATGAATGTTCCGTTATTTAACCACAAAACATTGGGAAAATACTATATTCATACTTATGCGACATATGCCAATGGAGTTCGTGAAAAAGTTGCAGAAAATACAATTGATGTTGAGGCAGCAAGAGTTGATAATGCATATGTACAGAATATAAATACAGTATCAGGAACATTTGATGTTGTAGTGTCAAATCCAAAGGCAATTGCAGGTGTATCAAATGTTGTAGTACCTGTTTGGAGTAAAGAAGATCGAAGTGATATGCATTGGTATTTTGCAACAAAACAGGCGGATGGAACATATGTAGCACATGTTGATATTGCAAATCACAATTGCAATTTTGGAACATATCAGGTGTATGTGTATGTACAAAATGGTGTAAGTGGAATGGAAAGTGTAAGCAATCCATTCACAGTAAAGATTCCAAGACCACAGGCAACAGTAAGTAACATATCAGATAATGTAAATGCTAACTATACAGTAACCGGTTGGCATATACCAGGAACTTTAGGAAAAAGTTTGGCGAAAGTACAATATGCAGTATGGAGTGACAAAAATGGACAGGATGATTTGGTGTTTTATGATGCATCCTTAAGTCAAGATAAGTGGATTGCTAATATTCCAATTGCGAATCATAAAACAACAGGTACCTATTATGTTCACGCATATGCAACAGATATTACTGGAAATATGCAGTACGTAGGATGCACATCATTTGTTGTTCCAGAAGTATCAGTGAAAAATGTAAAAATCCAAAATGTAAACACGGTATCAGGAACATTTGATGTCGTATCGTCTGGTGTGAATGCGAGTGGTTTAATAAGAGATGTGCGTTATGCTATCTGGAGTGCTTCAGATCAAAGTGATATCAGATGGTATTCAGCAACAGCACAGGCAGATGGCACATATAAAGCACATTTTGATGTCGCAAATCACAACAGTAGATTTGGCAAATATAACGTCCATACATATGTTTTGAGTCAAAACGGAACATTAGAATGTGTAAATATGCAGACAGTAAATATGAGCGCACCTTCAGCTCAGGTGTCTGCATCACCAAATGGCGATGGTAGCATATTCTCTATATCTGGCTGGCATATACCAGGAACATTAGGAGAAAGTCTTGCAGGTGTACAGTTCGCTGTGTGGAGTGATACGAATGGCCAGGATGATTTAGTGTTTTATCAAGGGACACTTTCTGGGGATACATGGTATGCGAATGTTCCGTTAAGTAATCATAGAACAGAGGGGATGTATTATGTGCATGCGTATGCAACATACAAGAGCGGGGCTATGGTTAATGTAGGAACCACTTCATTTGTTGTAACAGGACCTAGTGAGAAAAAAATTGAAATTGTAAATCAGAATGCATCAAGTGGTACATTTCAGGTAAATATATCAGGTGTAGCATCGGGGGCAGATATAACATCTGTTATGGTTCCTATATGGAGTGCAGCAGATCAAAGCGATTTAGTATGGTATACACCGACGAAAACATCGGGTGGAAATTATAGTGTGTATGTAGACCCGGCAAATCATAAAAATAACCTTGGAAATTACAAGGTAAATGTATATGTGTCAGATAAAGCAGGTATTAGCAAAATGGTTGGTGAAACCAGTTGCGCCGTGACATCTGTGTCTGGATATTATAATATAGTCGGATCCTCAGCAATAACATTAGCTCAAATGTTGGCCTATTATAATAGTAACGCTGCATATCCAGGATACTATGCAGGGTCAGATGCACCATCAATTGAGAATTTCTGCCAGATATATCTGGAGGAATGTAACGCAGAAGGAATAAAGGCAGAAGTTGCATTTTGTCAAGCAATGAAAGAAACAGGATTTTTGCGATTTGGTGGAGATGTGAGCATTACACAGTACAATTTTGCTGGACTGGGGGCAACAGGTGGAGTACCGGGAAATAGTTATAGTAGTGTGCGAGAGGGAATTCGAGCACAGGTACAACATTTGAAAGCTTATGCATCTACGGAACCACTGAATAATCCTTGTGTTGATAATAGGTTTTCCTATGTATCAAGAGGCTGTGCACCTTATGTTGAGTGGCTTGGAATTCAGGAAAATCCTTATGGCAAGGGGTGGGCGTCAGCTAAAAATTATGGTTATAGCTTAAAAAATGATTATATTGCAAAATTGATGCTATATTAA
- a CDS encoding AAA family ATPase → MKLRIENFAKIKEAEIQLDGITVIAGLNDTGKSTVNLFL, encoded by the coding sequence ATGAAATTAAGGATTGAAAATTTTGCAAAAATAAAAGAAGCTGAGATTCAGTTGGATGGAATAACAGTGATTGCGGGATTAAATGATACGGGAAAAAGTACCGTTAACCTATTTTTATAA
- a CDS encoding acyltransferase family protein produces the protein MDQKRVGYIDSLRGIACLFVLIAHIVSVSEVGSYVSGCGKIGVWLFMILSSFLMIYPYEKNRDKQFKILRFYSQKLLRIYPCYLLVLVGAYLSGFITSGRQLLAHIFIVEGIGHFWYMPVIIKLYIIFPLFILIRKSIKKDSVYLLTIVLFSALFEFMFPYSRYIENSISIRWYIPVFGMGICLATVVKRITEKRRRYWIADMGVVACFGIIFMLTPFMKKIIFDVSPSGWLQNKYLLIAFIWCCIIILIESGSRSKDILEKCQLLKKIGKISYPVYLVHYVVLIKFMECIQQFWILSVLTVVVSVLTAMVMHYYIEERIQRRKKCLNL, from the coding sequence ATGGATCAAAAAAGAGTGGGGTATATTGATTCCTTAAGAGGCATAGCATGTTTATTCGTGCTTATTGCACATATTGTTTCTGTGTCCGAAGTAGGAAGTTATGTATCGGGATGTGGAAAGATAGGTGTGTGGCTATTTATGATTTTAAGTAGCTTTCTCATGATATATCCATATGAAAAAAATAGAGATAAGCAATTCAAGATTCTAAGGTTCTATTCACAAAAATTATTGAGAATTTATCCGTGTTATCTTTTGGTTTTAGTGGGAGCATATTTAAGTGGCTTTATTACGTCGGGACGGCAGCTATTGGCACATATCTTTATTGTAGAAGGGATTGGACATTTTTGGTATATGCCGGTCATTATAAAGCTATATATAATTTTTCCTTTGTTTATTTTGATTAGAAAATCAATTAAGAAAGATTCTGTTTATTTGTTAACAATAGTATTGTTTTCGGCATTGTTTGAATTCATGTTTCCATATAGTCGCTATATAGAGAATTCAATTTCAATTAGATGGTATATACCTGTATTTGGAATGGGAATTTGTTTGGCAACAGTGGTGAAGAGGATAACAGAGAAACGAAGAAGATATTGGATTGCAGATATGGGGGTTGTTGCCTGCTTCGGTATTATTTTTATGCTTACTCCATTTATGAAAAAGATTATTTTTGATGTTTCCCCGTCAGGGTGGCTGCAAAATAAGTATTTGTTAATTGCTTTTATATGGTGTTGTATAATAATATTAATTGAGTCAGGGAGCAGAAGTAAGGATATACTTGAAAAATGCCAGCTATTAAAAAAGATTGGAAAAATAAGTTATCCTGTTTACTTAGTGCATTATGTGGTATTGATTAAGTTTATGGAATGTATACAACAATTTTGGATACTATCGGTTCTTACAGTTGTTGTGAGTGTTTTGACAGCTATGGTAATGCACTATTATATAGAGGAGAGAATTCAAAGGAGGAAAAAGTGTCTTAATTTATGA
- the murJ gene encoding murein biosynthesis integral membrane protein MurJ — translation MKEKVIKSALLISILTILGKIIGFLRTIVIAYLFGADSTMDAYNLANGFVLNVLYALSTAVALAFLPRYIEKKVNRGEKEASDFSSKVLTVTTVAALVISVIVLLGAPLLAKVTAPGYKGEQLQQVALYLRILSLGMVFSLLARLLKSILDAEQIYGYGAFSGIIYSVTTIVFAIGFHASWGVMSLLIAIPVAYFLQFVFLAYRTRKSVKIRVQFDVHDNDVITLIKVAIPVLLSNTTVEINQLVDRMLASGTTEGAVSALSYSSNLSDLVVSIISESLITVFFTEFSNEAVKGNVDAIKGTIKQGIAVLCLLLLPISIITVIFGEDIVKIVYFRGAFDSKALSLTTVAIILYAACWIAINIERLFTKAFLAFGDTKLPMVISILSVVVNIVFSILCVQFIGFAGIILGTVIAEIVSVGLNMFFLHQKIGTLRLGDMKIKLVKMLLAAIVTGMVLMGMQTVLVDYSAIVRFVSATIVGLLVYSIMLIILRCEEILWVIGILKKKIKK, via the coding sequence ATGAAAGAAAAAGTTATAAAATCAGCTTTATTAATTAGTATATTAACTATTTTAGGAAAAATAATAGGATTTTTAAGAACAATTGTTATTGCATATCTATTCGGTGCAGATAGTACAATGGATGCGTATAATTTAGCGAATGGATTTGTACTTAATGTGCTATATGCGTTATCAACCGCTGTTGCGTTAGCTTTTTTGCCACGTTATATTGAAAAAAAAGTTAACCGTGGAGAAAAGGAGGCATCGGATTTCTCTTCAAAGGTTCTTACGGTAACGACTGTGGCTGCGTTGGTGATAAGTGTTATTGTTTTATTGGGAGCACCGTTGCTAGCAAAAGTTACGGCTCCTGGATATAAAGGGGAACAATTACAACAAGTAGCATTGTATTTAAGAATTTTGTCACTGGGGATGGTTTTCTCATTATTAGCAAGATTGTTGAAGAGCATATTGGATGCAGAACAGATATATGGTTATGGGGCATTTTCCGGAATCATATATAGTGTTACAACGATTGTTTTTGCAATTGGATTTCATGCTTCATGGGGAGTTATGTCATTACTTATTGCAATTCCTGTCGCTTATTTTTTACAGTTTGTTTTCTTGGCATATAGAACAAGAAAGAGTGTAAAAATTCGGGTGCAATTTGATGTTCATGACAATGACGTGATAACGCTAATTAAAGTTGCGATTCCCGTTCTGCTCAGTAATACAACAGTAGAAATTAATCAGCTAGTGGATAGAATGCTTGCTTCGGGAACTACGGAAGGAGCTGTATCGGCACTTTCATATAGCTCAAATTTAAGCGATTTGGTAGTAAGTATAATCTCTGAATCCTTGATAACAGTATTTTTTACTGAATTTTCAAATGAAGCTGTAAAAGGAAATGTAGATGCTATAAAGGGTACAATAAAGCAGGGAATAGCAGTATTATGTTTGCTATTATTACCAATTAGTATCATTACTGTTATATTTGGAGAAGATATTGTGAAGATTGTTTATTTTAGGGGGGCTTTTGATAGTAAAGCGTTGTCATTGACAACAGTTGCAATTATTCTGTATGCAGCATGTTGGATAGCAATAAATATAGAAAGATTATTTACAAAGGCTTTTTTGGCATTTGGAGATACAAAGCTACCAATGGTAATAAGTATTTTGTCAGTAGTTGTTAACATTGTATTTAGTATTCTTTGTGTACAGTTTATAGGATTTGCAGGAATTATATTAGGAACGGTAATTGCGGAAATAGTGTCCGTAGGTTTGAATATGTTTTTCCTGCATCAAAAAATAGGGACACTTAGATTGGGAGACATGAAAATAAAATTGGTAAAAATGTTGTTGGCAGCAATTGTAACTGGTATGGTGCTTATGGGAATGCAAACGGTATTAGTTGATTATTCTGCGATTGTCAGGTTCGTTTCCGCAACCATAGTTGGATTATTGGTTTATAGTATAATGCTAATAATACTTAGATGTGAAGAAATACTATGGGTAATAGGGATATTAAAAAAGAAGATAAAAAAGTAG
- a CDS encoding acyltransferase family protein translates to MKKERLFYLDFIRAIAVVAILLTHFNAVYLISYPPEAWDKIVVTYKVCNLYIGDFGVALFFIVSGAALMHVYDEKLELKTFYKKRFLAIYPMFWLAYFVGFIYLFYVNKGFDTTIPKRNIIYTIIGFDGYLTGIVPNFYILGEWFLGCIVLIYLVFPLLRWGVKKHPIGCAIIAFLLYIWSVWIYNGTLNRVELITTRLPEILFGMYFVKYIKKINIPVLLASVCVLVLNTIFAPSWLASFQTTYVGIASFCVLVFISRYLDFRAVRKSCACISKYSYAIFLVHHVIIDRMTATFDLATLTRTGSYILFITCCVVIALFAKILYVANDRCMLWFQKVKNEA, encoded by the coding sequence ATGAAAAAAGAACGACTATTTTATTTAGATTTTATACGTGCAATTGCTGTAGTGGCAATATTGCTTACGCACTTTAATGCAGTATATCTTATTTCGTATCCGCCAGAAGCATGGGACAAGATTGTGGTAACATACAAAGTATGCAATTTATACATAGGGGATTTTGGTGTGGCTTTATTTTTCATAGTCTCTGGGGCTGCGCTCATGCATGTATATGATGAAAAACTTGAATTGAAGACATTTTATAAAAAGCGCTTTTTGGCTATATATCCTATGTTCTGGCTGGCATATTTTGTGGGCTTTATATATTTATTTTATGTAAATAAGGGCTTTGATACCACAATTCCAAAAAGAAATATTATTTATACAATTATAGGATTTGATGGTTATCTGACCGGTATTGTACCTAATTTTTATATATTGGGCGAATGGTTTTTGGGGTGTATTGTTTTAATATATCTCGTTTTTCCATTATTGAGATGGGGAGTAAAGAAACATCCAATAGGTTGTGCAATTATAGCTTTTTTACTATATATTTGGAGCGTATGGATTTATAATGGCACTCTTAACAGAGTAGAATTGATTACAACAAGACTGCCGGAAATTTTGTTTGGTATGTATTTTGTAAAATATATTAAGAAAATAAATATACCAGTTCTGCTTGCTTCAGTATGTGTATTGGTTTTGAATACAATATTTGCACCGTCATGGTTAGCAAGTTTTCAGACAACATATGTTGGAATTGCATCGTTCTGTGTTCTTGTATTTATTTCAAGGTATTTAGATTTTAGAGCGGTAAGAAAAAGTTGTGCATGTATCAGTAAATACTCATATGCAATATTTTTAGTGCATCATGTAATTATCGACAGGATGACAGCAACCTTTGATTTGGCAACACTAACAAGAACAGGAAGTTATATTTTGTTTATAACATGTTGTGTTGTTATAGCTTTATTTGCAAAAATTCTATATGTTGCAAATGACAGATGTATGTTATGGTTTCAAAAAGTAAAAAATGAGGCATGA